Sequence from the Rhodococcus jostii RHA1 genome:
AAGGGACTGCGGCGGGCCGCAGGGAAGCTGTCCGAGCGCATCCCCGAGGGCACCCGGGGAAAGAGCCTGCTCAACCGCGGTTCACTGACCCTGGAAGAGCGGTACTACGGCAACGCGCGCAGCTTCAACGACGCACAGCTGCGCGCCGTCCTGCGCGACTTCCGGCCGGAGTGGACGCACCGCGACGTCACCGACCCGATCTACGCGCAGTCGCAGGGGTGGGATCCGGTGGCCCGGATGCAGCACCTGGACCTGTTCACGTGGTTGCGCGGCGACATCCTCGTCAAGGCCGACAAGATGACGATGGCGAACTCGCTCGAACTGCGGGTGCCGTTCCTCGATCCCGAGGTCTTCAAGGTGGCGTCGCAGGTGCCGTTGGATCAGAAGATCACCAAGAGCACCACCAAGTACGCGCTGCGTCAGGCGCTGGAGGGCATCGTCCCGGGGCACGTGCTCCATCGGGCGAAGCTGGGCTTCCCGGTGCCGCTGCGGCACTGGCTGCGCGGCACGGAATTGTTCGATTGGGCACACGAGCAGATCGCGGCGTCGGGCACCGATCACCTGCTCGACAAGGCCGCGATCACGAAGATGCTGAACGACCACCGGGACGGGGTGTCCGACCACAGCCGTCGCCTGTGGACCGTGCTGATCTTCATGGTCTGGCACGGCATCTTCGTCGAGAACCGCATCGTTCCGGAGATCGCCGAGCCGGCGTACCCGGTCTCGCTGTAGGCGCTTCGCGCCCGTGAGTGGTTGAGGAGTCCAGGGACTCGTCAACCACTCACGGGCGGCGGAGCCGCCTGTTACGGCAGGAGGGCAGCGATCTCGTCGGCCGCGGTGGAGCCGTAGGCGTCCGCGAGGCGCTTGACGGCCTCGTCGCGGTCGAACGTCCATTCCTGGGTTCCGACGGTCTCCAGCACGAGCACGGCCACCAGCGACCCCAGCTGTGCGGAGCGCTCGAAACTCAGGCCCGCGCTGTGCGCGAGGAGGAATCCGGCCCGGAATCCGTCACCGACACCGGTCGGGTCTACCTTCGCCTTCTCGGGGACGACGGCGACCCGGGTCCAGTTGCCCTCGGAGTCGACGATCTCGACGCCCTTGGAACCGAGCGTCGTGACGCGGACGCCGACCTGAGCGCGGATCTCCTCCTCGGACAGTCCGGTCTTCTGCTGTAGCAGTCCCCATTCGTACTCGTTCGTGAACAGGTACTTCGCGCCGCGGATCAGCGCCGACGCCTCCTCGCCGTTCAGTCGGGCGAGTTGCTGCGACGGGTCGGCGGCGAACGGGATGCCCTGCCGGCGGCATTCCTCGGTGTGGCGGATCATCGCCTCGGGGTCGTTGGCGCCGATGAGGACCAGTTCGAGCGGTTCGGCGTCCTGCCCGATCCCCGACAGCTGGATCTCGCGGGCCTCACTCATCGCACCGGGGTAGAACGACGCGATCTGCGCCATGTCCTCGTCGGTGGTGCACACGAAACGCGCGGTGTGCGCGGTGGTCGAGATCCGGACGGCGGTGCAGTCGACACCGTTGCTCTCGAGCCACCGGCGGTAGTCCGCGAAGTCGGCTCCGACAGCCCCGACCAGCAGCGGAGATCCACCGAGCACGCCCATGGCGTAGGCGATGTTGCCGCCCACTCCCCCGCGCCGGACTACGAGGTCGTCGACCAGGAAGCTCAACGAGATGTGGCTGAGCTGATCGGCGAGCAGTTGCTCGGCGAACCGGCCCGGAAACCGCATCAGGTGGTCGGTGGCGATGGAACCGGTTACCGCAATTGTCACGGGCGGATGCCTTTCGATGAGTTCGGTCGGGATTTCTCACCGTACCCCGGAGTACCACCATGATCGGTCGGCAGCACGGGACCCGGGTACGTGGAGATCGGGCACGAAAAAAAGTCTGACGCGGCAGCCGGTCGGCGCCGCGTCAGACTTGTCGATTCAGTTGTACTTCGGCCCGGGACTCAGTTGAAGGAGTCGCCGCAGGCGCACGAACCGGTCGCGTTGGGGTTGTCGATGGTGAAACCCTGCTTCTCGATGGTGTCGACGAAGTCGATCGAGGCACCCTCGACGTACGGCGCGCTCATCCGGTCCACCGCGAGGGCGACGCCGCCGAAGTCCACGATCAGGTCGCCGTCCAGGTTCCGGTCGTCGAAGAACAGCTGGTAACGCAGTCCTGCGCAGCCGCCGGGTTGCACGGCGATACGCAGTGCGAGGTCGTCACGACCTTCCTGATCGAGCAGCGCCTTCGCCTTGGCGGACGCGGCTTCGGTCATCTTGACGCCGTGGACGGCGGTCTCGTTCTGCACAGTCATGGGCTCTCCCTGTAGTTCGTAACAAACCCGTGAACGCTTCAACGGTACTCCGCGCCCGACTTATTCCCGGGTTCCATTCCCTGCGGCAGCCTCCGCAGATCGATCCACGTCCATGGTATCCGACGCCACGGATTCGGGTTACTACCCTGCGGCCACACCTTCCCAACCCCGGGCCGCGGCCGCGGCGAGGTCTCTCAGCTGCGCGTATGCGTCCGACATCGCGAGTTCGACCGATCCCGCGTGATCGACCAGGGACAGTGCGTCGTCGATGCCCGCGCTGTCGAGGTCCGCGGCGTCGAGGAGTACCTGCCCGGCCAGGACGAGCGTCGCAATCGACCGCCGGCGGGCGGCAGCGGCGAGCGCGATCACGAGTTTCCCGCGCAGCGACTGCTGGTCGAGGCGGCCTTCCCCGGTGATCACGAGCTGGGCGGAGGCGAGTTGGCGGTCCTGCCGGGTGCGCTGAGCGACCACGTGAGCACCGGATTCGCGGGTCGCGCCGAGGGCGAGCAGCGCGGCGCCGATGCCACCGGCGGCGCCGGCACCGGCCTCGGCGGCGACCTCCCGGGCCGTCACCCGCTGCAGTTGCCCCGCCCACGCGGCGTTCCTGTCCTCCAGGAAGGCGACGGTGTCGGGGTCGGCACCCTTCTGCGGTCCGAACACGCGGGCGGCGCCGTGCTCGCCGAGCAGCGGGTGCTCGACGTCGGACGCGGCGACCAGTTCCACCGAACGTAGGCGGGCGACGGCGGCGTCCGCGCTCCCGAAGCCCTGCGCGAGGGCTTCGACGACGCCACGGCCGCCGTCGGTGCAGCTGCTGCCGCCGAGGCCGACGACGATTCTGCGCGCTCCGGCGTCGAGGGCCGCCACGACGAGTTGGCCGACGCCTCGGCTGTGCGCGTCGCGGGCGGTGCGGGGCGTCGGCGGTCCGCCCAGCAGTCCGAGTCCGCAGGCCTGGGCGGATTCGAGGTAGGCGTCGGTGCCGTCGAGGAGCCAGCGGGCGGTGACGTCGGCGCCGAGCGGCCCTTCCACGACCGCGGTCCGGACGGTGCCGCCTGCTGCGGCGATCACGTCCACGAATCCGGGGCCGCCGTCGGACTGCGGCGCCTCGATCAGCTGGTCGTCCGGGCGCACGGCCGACCATCCCGCCGCGATCGCAGCGGTCGCCTCGACGGCGGTCAGCGTTTCACCGAAGGAGTCCGGTGCGATCATCACTCGCATCGGCGAAGTGTATGGCGACGGGCGCGACCCGGCATTTCGATGTGAGGGCGGTTTTCCTCCCGGTGGCGTCTTCCCATACTCTGGAAGGGTGAAATTGCTACGCCGCGGTGATTCGGACAATTCAGACAAGCGGGACGTCGAGGTCGCCGAGTCGTCCACGGCCCCGGAGGCGGAGTCCGCCGAACAGGCAGGCAAGGGCCGCCCTACCCCCAAGCGACGCGACGCCGAGGCGAGGCGTCGCGGACCGGTCGCGCCCGCACCCCTGACGGCGAAAGAGGCACGCGCCCGTAAGAAGGCCACCCGCGGCAGCAAGGAAGAGCGCAAGGTCGCCGCGGCGGAGCGACGCGCCACCGCCGCCGAGCGACGCGCCCGCATGCTCGCCGGCGAGGACAAGTACCTCCTCCCCCGCGACAAGGGCCCGGTCCGCGCGTACGTCCGCGACATCGTGGACGCCCGGCGCAACCTGGTCGGCCTGTTCATGCCGCTGGCCCTGGTTCTCATCATGGCCATGTTCGTCAGCCCGGCGCTGCAGGCCATCGTGACGCTCGCCATGCTCATCATGATGATGTTCATGGCCATCGAGGGCGTCTGGCTGGGCCGCAAGATCAACAATCAGGTGCGGGAGCGTTTCCCGGACACCCCCGACGGCGGTTTCAAGCTCGGGTGGTACGCGTTCGTGCGTGCGTCGCAGATCCGCAAGCTGCGGGCCCCCAAGCCACGGGTGCGCCCCGGCGACGCCATCTGACGGTCAGTTGTGCGGCGCGCGGTGCGTCTCGGCGAGCAGCCGCCCCAGTTCGGCGTCGCGGTCGTACGACAGGTCGGTCATGGGATCGGCCGGTCGGAAGAAGTTGTCGCGGTAGCTTTTCCGCAGTCGCGGCGGGAGTGATCCCAGGTGCCGACCGGCATACGTCACGGCCGCATGCAGCACGAGGAGAAGTGCAACGAGGACGAGGAATTCGGTCATGGCTGAAATTTTCCGCCCATTCACTTCCCGCCAACAGTGGCGGAATTGACGTTCTTCGTCAAAATACTGCCACTCCGGTCGGTTGGTAGCGTTTCCCACCGTGCCCACCGCCGATTCCCCGGACCGCCCGAGCCGTCCGAACCCGACGTCGCGAACGCTGGTGCTCGGCGGTGCACGCTCCGGAAAATCCGCTCACGCCGAGGAACTGACCCAGGCCCTGGCCGGTGCGGGCCGGGTGCGCTACGTCGCCACCAGCCACCGCGACCCCGACGACCACGACTGGGAACACCGCATCGCTCAGCACCGCGATCGGCGCCCCGCCAGCTGGCTCACCGTGGAAACCGCGCACCGGCTCGACCTCGCCGGCCAGCTGCGTTCCCCCACCGAGGCTTCGGCCACCCTCGTCGACGATCTCGGCACCTGGCTCACCGTCGAACTCGACGGCGCCGCAGCCTGGGACTCGCCGCGGGGCACCATCACCCCACGCACCGACGAACTCGTCGCGAGCGTCCGCGACTACCGCGGCGCACTCGTGCTGGTGACTCCCGAGGTGGGTCTCGGGGTCATCCCCGAGACCCGGTCCGGTCGCCTGTTCCGCGACGAGATCGGCGCCCTCAACGCGCGACTCGCCCAGGTCTGCGATCGTGTCGTCCTCGTCGTCGCCGGGCTGACCATGATCTTGAAAGATGATCCCGCACGCGAGTCGTGCGGGGCAGAAGTGTCCACTCGAACGAGAGGCCAAGCGTGACCAGCGAGTCCGTGAGCACCGACCCCGGTCGGTTCGAACCCGTCACCCCACCCGACGAAGGGGTGCGCGCACAGGCCGAAGCCCGTCAGTTGCAGCTCACCAAACCGGCCGGCTCGCTCGGACGCCTCGAGACGCTCGCGTGCTGGGCAGCGGCCTGCCAGGGAGTCTGCCCGCCCGTCCCCTTCGCGCGGGCGCGGGTGGTGGTGTTCGCCGGTGACCACGGGGTGGCCCGGACCGGCGTCTCGGCGTATCCGCCCGAGGTGACGGCCCAGATGGTCGCCAACTTCGTCGGCGGCGGGGCAGCCGTCAACGCCCTCGCGAACCGGGCGGGCGCAAGCGTGCGCGTCGTCGACCTGTCCGTGGACGGCGACACGGATCCGTCGGTCTCCGCGTTCAAGATTCGCCGCTCGTCGGGGGCGATCGACCGCGAGGACGCGCTCACCCACGAGCAGACACTGCAGGCCATCGAGGCCGGACGTTCCATCGCCGACTCCGAAATCGATTCCGGTGCAGACCTGTTGATCGCCGGCGACATGGGAATCGGCAACACCACACCGGCCACCGTTCTCATCGCCGCGCTGACGGACACCGAACCGGTGGCGGCGGTCGGCCGGGGCACCGGTGTCGACGACGCCGGCTGGATCCGGAAGACCGCAGCGATTCGCGACGCGATGCGCCGCGCCCGGCCGGTGGTCCGGGACACGGTGGCGCTCCTGCGGACGGTGTCGGGCGCCGACCTCGCCGCGATGGCCGGCTTCCTCGCCCAGGCCTCCGTCCGCAAGACCCCGGTGATTCTCGACGGCGTCGTCGTGACCGCGGCCGCCATGGTCGCGGAGGAACTCGCACACGGCGCCCGCGCGTGGTGGCTTGCCGGTCACCGTTCCACGGAACCGGCGCACACGATCGCGCTGAAGCATCTGCAACTCGATCCCCTCCTCGAACTGGACATGCGGCTCGGTGAGGGGTCCGGCGCCGTCGCCGCGCTGCCGATCC
This genomic interval carries:
- a CDS encoding DUF3043 domain-containing protein, coding for MKLLRRGDSDNSDKRDVEVAESSTAPEAESAEQAGKGRPTPKRRDAEARRRGPVAPAPLTAKEARARKKATRGSKEERKVAAAERRATAAERRARMLAGEDKYLLPRDKGPVRAYVRDIVDARRNLVGLFMPLALVLIMAMFVSPALQAIVTLAMLIMMMFMAIEGVWLGRKINNQVRERFPDTPDGGFKLGWYAFVRASQIRKLRAPKPRVRPGDAI
- the cobU gene encoding bifunctional adenosylcobinamide kinase/adenosylcobinamide-phosphate guanylyltransferase produces the protein MPTADSPDRPSRPNPTSRTLVLGGARSGKSAHAEELTQALAGAGRVRYVATSHRDPDDHDWEHRIAQHRDRRPASWLTVETAHRLDLAGQLRSPTEASATLVDDLGTWLTVELDGAAAWDSPRGTITPRTDELVASVRDYRGALVLVTPEVGLGVIPETRSGRLFRDEIGALNARLAQVCDRVVLVVAGLTMILKDDPARESCGAEVSTRTRGQA
- a CDS encoding glycerate kinase, coding for MRVMIAPDSFGETLTAVEATAAIAAGWSAVRPDDQLIEAPQSDGGPGFVDVIAAAGGTVRTAVVEGPLGADVTARWLLDGTDAYLESAQACGLGLLGGPPTPRTARDAHSRGVGQLVVAALDAGARRIVVGLGGSSCTDGGRGVVEALAQGFGSADAAVARLRSVELVAASDVEHPLLGEHGAARVFGPQKGADPDTVAFLEDRNAAWAGQLQRVTAREVAAEAGAGAAGGIGAALLALGATRESGAHVVAQRTRQDRQLASAQLVITGEGRLDQQSLRGKLVIALAAAARRRSIATLVLAGQVLLDAADLDSAGIDDALSLVDHAGSVELAMSDAYAQLRDLAAAAARGWEGVAAG
- a CDS encoding iron-sulfur cluster assembly accessory protein, with translation MTVQNETAVHGVKMTEAASAKAKALLDQEGRDDLALRIAVQPGGCAGLRYQLFFDDRNLDGDLIVDFGGVALAVDRMSAPYVEGASIDFVDTIEKQGFTIDNPNATGSCACGDSFN
- a CDS encoding carbohydrate kinase family protein, which encodes MTIAVTGSIATDHLMRFPGRFAEQLLADQLSHISLSFLVDDLVVRRGGVGGNIAYAMGVLGGSPLLVGAVGADFADYRRWLESNGVDCTAVRISTTAHTARFVCTTDEDMAQIASFYPGAMSEAREIQLSGIGQDAEPLELVLIGANDPEAMIRHTEECRRQGIPFAADPSQQLARLNGEEASALIRGAKYLFTNEYEWGLLQQKTGLSEEEIRAQVGVRVTTLGSKGVEIVDSEGNWTRVAVVPEKAKVDPTGVGDGFRAGFLLAHSAGLSFERSAQLGSLVAVLVLETVGTQEWTFDRDEAVKRLADAYGSTAADEIAALLP
- the cobT gene encoding nicotinate-nucleotide--dimethylbenzimidazole phosphoribosyltransferase; translated protein: MTSESVSTDPGRFEPVTPPDEGVRAQAEARQLQLTKPAGSLGRLETLACWAAACQGVCPPVPFARARVVVFAGDHGVARTGVSAYPPEVTAQMVANFVGGGAAVNALANRAGASVRVVDLSVDGDTDPSVSAFKIRRSSGAIDREDALTHEQTLQAIEAGRSIADSEIDSGADLLIAGDMGIGNTTPATVLIAALTDTEPVAAVGRGTGVDDAGWIRKTAAIRDAMRRARPVVRDTVALLRTVSGADLAAMAGFLAQASVRKTPVILDGVVVTAAAMVAEELAHGARAWWLAGHRSTEPAHTIALKHLQLDPLLELDMRLGEGSGAVAALPILQGAVATLAEMATFAEAGVSTRGAEDGDGTETGSAADTAG